The DNA segment ACCCTAAACTATTTTAGGAGTACTCTTAATGAAATACATATTACCCCTTATTTCTTCTCTTCTTATCATCGGTTGCAGTGATTCGACTCCGGCAAACGCCCCTGAAGCACCCAAACAAATAACAACACAGTCAACTTCTCCCGCTTTGGAAGCAAACGAAAGTTCAACAGTTGCAACAACAGCGGCTGAACCTGTGGCTGCATCCACTCAACCATCTGAAGCAAAAGCACCTATACCTGCCGCAGCTCCTGCTGCTCCTACAACAACAGCCTCGATTGACGGGGGAACGCTATTTGGGCAAAAATGCAGTGCATGCCATGGAAGCAAAGCTGAAAAATCTGCACTCGGAAAATCACAGATTATTGCCGGATGGAAAGAAGACCAAGTCAAAAATGCCCTCAAAGGATACCAAGACGGCACCTATGGCAAAGAGATGAAAGGTGTCATGCAAGGACAAGCCAAAGGGCTTAGCGATGCACAGATTGACGCTTTGGCTAAATATATTTCGACCCTTTAATTTTGACTTTTCGGTAACGCAAATTTTTGCGTTACCAACTCACCCTCTGCATTAAAAAAAAGATAATACAGTGTATCTTTTTTAACCGATAATCCTGCCAAGTATCGTAAAGCCAAATTAGCTTGAAGCGAAGCAATATGCATGACAATCGGAGCGGCAATCCCTGCAGGCGTTTTTTGCGTTATTTTAAAAAGCTCATTAAACGATGCCTCTTCGAAAAAACAGATTTGCCCGTTAAATGCTTCGACCGATCCGTATACCCATGGCAATCCTTTAGATTTAGCATACATATTGATTGCACCGCGTGAGGGGAGATTATCCGTCGCATCGATTATAAGATCAACCTCTATATTTTTTTGAACAAACTCATCGAAATTGCATACATGTGCATATGGCTCGACATAAGGACAACGTTCTTTTATCAGTGTTGCACACACCTCTGCTTTGTATTTCCCCTCATCTCCCATTTTAAACGCAATTTGCCGATGGATATTGTGAAGACTTACCTCATCAAAATCCACCATATGGATCGCACCGATGCCTGATGAACCCAAAGCAAAAGCCAAGGAACTTCCTAGCCCACCACTGCCTATTATGGCAATTCGTTTACCCTGAAGAGATTGTTGTGTCTCTTCACCCCATAACTGAACCTGACGGTGGAAATAATGCATCATATGTTTCTCCTGTGACTCTCATCGTGAATTGGTAATGCTTGTTCTTCTTCCCCAATAAGAAAGATAATAAAGCGGGCCCCACCCGGAATATTTTCGACTGAAATTTTCCCTCCGAAACTCTCTTCAATAATATATTTTGACATATGTAATCCCAAACCGGTACCATGATCCGGATCCTTAGTCGTAAAATAGATATCAAAAATTTTCTCCATTACATTTGGAGATATTCCTCCGGCATTATCTTCGACACTAATTTTAACCCCTGATCCGAAATCTTCCACATTGATTGTAATTTTTCCATCGCTTATCCGTTGTTCTACAATCGCATCATGGGAATTTTTTATCAGATTCATCAATACATGAACCATTTCATTTTTAGCAATGTTCACTTTATTGACTGCGGAGACATGTAATTCCGTCTTGATCTTTGCGTATTTTAAAAATACGTCACTCAAACGCAGTGCATCAACAGCCAGCTTTCCTAGGTCTTCAAGTGATTTAGACTTATCCGTTTTGTAAAAATTTCGAAAATCATCAATGGTTTTGGAAAGATATTGAAGATGTTCATCTATACTGCTGTGACTTTGTTCAAAACACTCGTTATCGCATTTTCCCAGCTTCTGGTTGATATACATATCTTGATTAATCAAAGCCAGTGTATGAAGTGGCTGTCGCCATTGATGGGCGATTTGTTCAATCATTTCCCCCATTGCCGCCAATCTGGATTGTTGTACAAACAAACGGTCTTTCATCCGTGCTTCATTCAATGCAACTTCTACTTTT comes from the Sulfuricurvum sp. genome and includes:
- a CDS encoding c-type cytochrome is translated as MKYILPLISSLLIIGCSDSTPANAPEAPKQITTQSTSPALEANESSTVATTAAEPVAASTQPSEAKAPIPAAAPAAPTTTASIDGGTLFGQKCSACHGSKAEKSALGKSQIIAGWKEDQVKNALKGYQDGTYGKEMKGVMQGQAKGLSDAQIDALAKYISTL
- a CDS encoding ThiF family adenylyltransferase, with the protein product MMHYFHRQVQLWGEETQQSLQGKRIAIIGSGGLGSSLAFALGSSGIGAIHMVDFDEVSLHNIHRQIAFKMGDEGKYKAEVCATLIKERCPYVEPYAHVCNFDEFVQKNIEVDLIIDATDNLPSRGAINMYAKSKGLPWVYGSVEAFNGQICFFEEASFNELFKITQKTPAGIAAPIVMHIASLQANLALRYLAGLSVKKDTLYYLFFNAEGELVTQKFALPKSQN